The following proteins are encoded in a genomic region of Pirellulales bacterium:
- a CDS encoding IS256 family transposase, with protein sequence FATVRLRHRRTKGSGSRTACLTMVFKLMQSASKRWRLLNGSQLLPDGIAGVQFIDGIKPQVNAA encoded by the coding sequence CCTTCGCCACCGTGCGATTAAGACATCGACGGACCAAGGGAAGCGGCTCGCGAACCGCCTGCCTGACGATGGTCTTCAAACTAATGCAGTCCGCATCCAAAAGATGGCGGCTGCTGAACGGCTCACAACTGCTACCCGACGGGATCGCCGGAGTTCAATTCATCGATGGAATCAAACCCCAAGTAAATGCCGCCTGA
- a CDS encoding PEP-CTERM sorting domain-containing protein: MNTLRLLSAFVSLLALHLHVKAASIGVNFSTDPIANFNYDLAPTDVTGVVPQGNWNNAHQTDASLSNLIDDQGNSTGASLTAWNHSPTTTTVPTGTPTGDLLHEGDAYFGNGSIQVTNIPYATYDVYAYIAGGLNGSGQFFANSNSIYDNNGTLGALSPLASFIPPVGSDYGNYIYFAGLTGPSLTLSGIAITGTQSHVVFDGFQIVQTPEPSSVILLGFGAMWLVGTVLRRARSAN; the protein is encoded by the coding sequence ATGAACACATTAAGGCTACTTTCGGCATTCGTCTCTTTGTTGGCACTGCACCTGCACGTAAAAGCTGCCTCGATTGGCGTCAACTTCTCCACCGACCCCATCGCCAACTTCAATTACGATCTGGCTCCCACCGACGTGACCGGCGTCGTTCCACAGGGAAACTGGAACAATGCCCATCAAACTGATGCGTCACTCTCCAACCTCATCGACGACCAAGGGAATTCAACAGGTGCATCGTTGACCGCTTGGAACCATAGTCCAACGACGACTACGGTCCCGACGGGCACGCCGACAGGTGACTTGTTGCACGAAGGGGACGCCTATTTTGGCAACGGATCAATCCAGGTGACGAACATCCCCTACGCCACTTACGATGTCTACGCCTACATTGCCGGGGGGTTGAACGGGTCAGGCCAATTCTTCGCCAATAGCAATTCTATCTACGACAACAATGGCACGTTGGGAGCCCTTTCCCCGCTAGCCAGCTTCATCCCGCCTGTTGGCAGCGATTACGGCAACTACATCTACTTTGCTGGCCTGACTGGCCCATCGCTCACGTTGTCCGGCATTGCAATCACCGGCACGCAGAGTCACGTCGTATTCGATGGCTTTCAAATCGTTCAGACCCCCGAACCGAGCAGCGTCATTCTCTTGGGATTCGGAGCCATGTGGTTGGTGGGCACAGTCCTGCGACGGGCACGATCTGCAAATTGA
- a CDS encoding LL-diaminopimelate aminotransferase, whose translation MSDPYFQSLFAERIGGVNYGKGTEIYKFEKIKRAKRKALADHPERKLVDFGIGENDELAPAPVRTAMTREISQPANRGYADNGIAEFKDAVARLMKRRFGVELDPATEVNHCIGSKTALAMLPAAFINPGDVTLMTVPGYPVAGTHTKYFGGEVHRLPLLAENGFLPDLESIPADIARRAKLLVINYPNSPTGRVATREFYGRVVDFAKRHNIVVVQDAAHIFLTYEGEPLSFLSVPGAKDVGVEVHSLSKGYHMIGWRMGWVCGHAKIVQAFADVKDNNDSGQFIAIQKAAAAALDDDEIPRQVRTKYERRLRKLVDVLTRCGFDCRMPGGTYFLYTRSPKGIKNGPRFDTAEAASQYLITEHSICTVPWDDAGAYLRFSVTYEAADDKAEDALMAETEKRLKQIQPEF comes from the coding sequence ATGAGCGACCCTTACTTTCAGTCTCTCTTTGCCGAGCGCATTGGCGGCGTCAACTACGGCAAGGGGACCGAGATCTATAAGTTCGAGAAGATCAAACGAGCCAAGCGCAAGGCCCTGGCCGATCATCCCGAGCGGAAGCTGGTCGACTTCGGCATCGGCGAGAACGATGAGTTAGCGCCCGCGCCGGTTCGCACGGCGATGACCCGCGAGATCAGCCAGCCGGCTAATCGCGGCTATGCCGACAACGGCATCGCCGAATTCAAGGATGCGGTGGCCCGGCTGATGAAGCGCCGCTTTGGCGTCGAGCTCGATCCGGCCACCGAGGTGAATCACTGCATCGGTTCGAAGACGGCCCTGGCCATGCTGCCGGCCGCGTTCATCAATCCGGGCGATGTGACGTTGATGACCGTGCCAGGCTATCCGGTGGCAGGTACGCACACGAAATACTTCGGCGGCGAAGTGCATCGGCTGCCGCTGTTGGCCGAGAACGGGTTTCTGCCGGACTTGGAATCGATTCCGGCCGACATCGCGCGCCGCGCGAAGCTGCTGGTGATCAATTATCCCAACAGTCCTACGGGCCGGGTCGCCACGCGCGAGTTCTACGGCCGGGTAGTCGACTTCGCCAAGCGGCATAACATCGTCGTGGTACAGGACGCGGCGCACATTTTCCTGACGTACGAAGGTGAACCGCTCAGCTTTCTATCGGTGCCGGGAGCGAAGGACGTGGGCGTCGAAGTTCATTCGCTCTCAAAGGGCTACCACATGATCGGTTGGCGGATGGGCTGGGTCTGCGGCCATGCCAAGATCGTGCAAGCATTTGCCGACGTGAAAGACAACAACGACTCGGGCCAGTTCATCGCCATTCAAAAGGCGGCCGCAGCGGCGCTAGACGACGACGAGATCCCACGCCAGGTGCGCACCAAGTACGAACGGCGATTGCGCAAGCTGGTCGACGTGCTCACTCGTTGCGGCTTCGATTGCCGCATGCCGGGGGGAACCTATTTCCTCTACACCCGCAGCCCCAAGGGAATCAAGAACGGCCCCCGTTTCGACACGGCCGAAGCGGCCAGCCAATACCTGATCACCGAACACTCGATCTGCACAGTGCCGTGGGATGATGCGGGCGCCTACCTGCGATTCTCGGTCACCTACGAAGCGGCCGACGACAAGGCCGAAGATGCGCTGATGGCCGAGACCGAGAAACGGCTGAAGCAAATTCAGCCCGAGTTCTAA
- a CDS encoding sigma-70 family RNA polymerase sigma factor, producing the protein MAPDKDDDRLIDETLAGNAEAFGRLVGRYQDRLYNAMVHISGSTEDARDIVQDAFVQAFLKLEGFRRTSAFYTWVYRIAFNVAATRRRREKNTLSLDGDATGRMRDLADGGPGPHQRLEREERADRVQAALRSLADEFRAVLVLREIDGHDYDSIAEILDLPVGTVRSRLHRARAQMRELLKEAVEIEKK; encoded by the coding sequence GTGGCACCTGACAAAGACGACGACCGGTTGATCGACGAGACCCTGGCGGGCAACGCCGAGGCGTTCGGGCGGCTCGTCGGACGCTACCAAGACCGGTTGTACAACGCCATGGTACACATCTCGGGCTCGACCGAGGACGCCCGCGACATAGTGCAGGACGCTTTCGTGCAGGCATTTCTCAAGCTCGAAGGTTTCCGCCGCACCAGCGCGTTCTACACTTGGGTATACCGAATTGCGTTCAACGTCGCGGCTACCCGGCGGCGCCGCGAAAAAAACACTCTCTCGCTCGACGGTGATGCAACCGGGCGCATGCGCGACTTGGCCGATGGGGGCCCGGGACCTCACCAAAGGCTTGAACGAGAAGAACGGGCCGATCGCGTACAGGCGGCGCTTCGTTCGCTGGCCGACGAGTTTCGTGCGGTACTCGTCCTGCGCGAGATCGACGGCCACGACTATGATTCGATCGCGGAGATTCTGGATTTACCTGTCGGCACGGTCCGCAGCCGCCTGCATCGGGCCAGAGCTCAAATGCGAGAGCTGCTCAAGGAGGCAGTCGAGATCGAAAAGAAGTAG
- a CDS encoding zf-HC2 domain-containing protein, with product MTMLSDQELISAYLDGELSGEELARAEHLLTTKPDCRQLLEELRSLRTSMQALPRQKLESGFADAVLRRAEREILQPTRSVATTVQTVRDDERPSMVSWQRWQRPLAWSALTIAAALLIMFFSPDQPRQVAMAPAPPDGELNAPAAVDIAARNAPPAGAQEPHAIRLPGQSGQVGEPGETPYFALSKKTEQANESLRFQVNASMDELLVIHCDVPAGVDGEQALREILATQDIRWEGATANDKARARGFAKPSANHDKDVAVRSPARDAAEQEPPQDAIYVVADSQQLTDTLGAMASNDLLRRFVVEHVPAFGEALVGFNSPALKPAEAAPADQAVASGEATSKTSSGAASGGAIPAMAGKPDDAQPSLGKRDAQGGRDLDAAADRKAPKTSELAAPGQRGEAIHQGRAARVDLAEFESQMQLPAASVRARPLPTDQNAEQAPTEPSADDASKDEKQLQAPRAQQRALFLLRAVPQPATEAKP from the coding sequence ATGACAATGCTTTCCGACCAAGAACTAATCAGCGCTTACCTCGATGGCGAGCTGTCGGGCGAGGAACTTGCGCGCGCCGAGCATCTACTGACCACAAAACCCGACTGTCGGCAGCTGCTCGAAGAGCTTCGATCCTTACGAACGAGCATGCAGGCGTTGCCCCGGCAAAAACTGGAAAGTGGTTTTGCCGACGCAGTCTTGCGCCGCGCGGAACGAGAGATCCTGCAACCGACCCGTAGCGTGGCAACCACTGTACAAACGGTGCGGGATGACGAACGTCCGTCGATGGTTTCCTGGCAGCGTTGGCAAAGGCCTCTGGCCTGGTCGGCGCTGACGATCGCCGCGGCACTCCTGATCATGTTTTTTTCGCCCGACCAGCCGCGGCAAGTGGCAATGGCTCCTGCGCCGCCTGACGGTGAGTTGAACGCGCCGGCAGCGGTTGACATCGCGGCACGAAACGCCCCTCCCGCGGGCGCTCAAGAGCCGCACGCGATCCGCTTACCGGGGCAAAGTGGCCAGGTCGGCGAACCCGGTGAAACTCCCTATTTCGCACTATCAAAAAAGACCGAACAAGCTAACGAGAGTCTGCGATTCCAAGTTAACGCATCCATGGATGAACTATTGGTGATTCATTGTGATGTCCCGGCAGGAGTCGACGGCGAACAGGCATTGCGCGAGATACTGGCCACCCAAGACATCCGATGGGAAGGCGCCACGGCGAACGACAAAGCACGAGCACGCGGATTCGCCAAACCATCGGCCAATCACGACAAGGACGTCGCCGTCCGCAGCCCAGCCCGCGACGCGGCCGAGCAGGAGCCGCCACAGGACGCGATCTACGTCGTCGCCGACTCGCAGCAACTTACCGATACGCTGGGCGCTATGGCATCGAATGACTTGCTGCGCCGTTTTGTCGTCGAACATGTGCCGGCCTTTGGCGAAGCGCTCGTCGGTTTCAACAGCCCTGCGCTGAAACCTGCCGAGGCAGCGCCTGCGGATCAGGCCGTTGCGAGCGGCGAAGCCACATCAAAGACCAGCTCCGGCGCCGCCTCAGGGGGCGCCATCCCGGCGATGGCCGGCAAACCAGACGACGCGCAGCCCTCGCTCGGTAAACGTGATGCGCAAGGCGGACGCGACTTAGATGCGGCAGCCGATCGAAAGGCCCCTAAGACAAGCGAACTGGCCGCCCCTGGCCAGCGTGGCGAGGCAATCCATCAGGGCCGCGCAGCCCGGGTTGATCTGGCTGAGTTCGAATCGCAGATGCAATTGCCTGCCGCCTCGGTACGAGCGCGCCCGCTGCCCACCGATCAAAACGCCGAGCAAGCGCCTACTGAGCCGTCTGCGGACGACGCTTCCAAGGACGAAAAACAATTGCAGGCGCCGCGAGCGCAACAGCGAGCGTTGTTCCTACTCCGCGCGGTGCCGCAACCTGCGACCGAAGCCAAGCCGTGA
- a CDS encoding CDGSH iron-sulfur domain-containing protein, translating into MSEFKIRCRENGPLVIEGPVSIVDHQGNPFAIAGDKPAVALCRCGQSAKKPFCDGSHRTSGFAAANLATEGSS; encoded by the coding sequence ATGTCAGAATTCAAAATCCGTTGCCGCGAAAATGGGCCGCTCGTGATCGAGGGACCGGTGTCGATCGTCGACCATCAGGGAAACCCCTTTGCCATTGCGGGCGACAAGCCGGCCGTCGCGCTCTGCCGTTGCGGCCAGTCCGCTAAGAAGCCATTCTGCGACGGATCGCACCGCACCAGCGGGTTCGCGGCGGCAAACCTGGCAACCGAAGGTTCTTCTTGA
- the gyrA gene encoding DNA gyrase subunit A, which translates to MADEPETPDDGDEESLKAPGEGLPPAEVNAGRVIDLAIEDELKDSYLTYAMSVIVSRALPDVRDGLKPSQRRILVAMNDLSLTPGASRVKCAKISGDTSGNYHPHGESVIYPTLVRMAQEWNMRHVLIDKQGNFGSIAGLPPAAMRYTEARMSAIAALLLDDLKLDTVDFVPTYDERRTEPTVLPSKFPNLLVNGSNGIAVGMATSIPPHNLGEVCAAAVKVIDDPEVSVDELLEIIPGPDFPTGGIICGRAGIRQGYHTGRGTVVVRARARIEEHNKGRYRIVVTEIPFQQTRDRIEERIAELVNEDRIVGISAIRNESDLKEPVRLILEIKRDADPEVVLNQLYQFSPLQDTFSLIFLALVDGKPRTLSIKELLQEFIRHRAQVIRRRTQFLLAKARQRKHTVEGLLLAHANIDEVIRVIRTSATLAEAKARLMGIECPAALMRRALGEAGFASFTSERGDRESYTLTAVQADAILKMTLGQLVNLEQEKLGGEYQNLLNEITEYLRILSDEKNIRDIIREDLQELRRKHSDERRTEISGDEVGNIDLEDLIAEENMVVTISHQGYIKRTPASTYRAQRRGGKGMKGAKSEEEDPIRHLFAASTHDYLLFFTNRGKVYWQKVYGLPQLSRESRGRAVVNLLNFAEGEKIADCRAVRDFSQPDHYLMMATRRGLVKKTPLMQYSRPLKGGIIAIKLKEDDELVDVAVTQKGDEVVLSTKHGMAIRFNEADARPMGRNTSGVKGISLASDDELVGMVVADPDATLLTACENGYGKRTPFGPNSGEPPASAGDEAIADDSLAHDMDAAPEPDVPEPAEAEEGEGADAGSSSHRYRTQRRGGKGLRDIKTTDRNGPVVGVVSVRNEDEVLMMTSRGKIQRLVAGDISLIGRNTQGVRIMSLDEADTLAAVVRVPSDEAEGEATPTDETPELPAEPAS; encoded by the coding sequence TTGGCTGACGAACCCGAGACCCCGGACGATGGTGACGAAGAGTCTCTCAAAGCCCCTGGCGAAGGTCTGCCACCTGCCGAAGTCAATGCGGGGCGCGTGATCGATCTGGCGATCGAAGACGAGCTCAAGGACAGCTACCTGACCTACGCCATGAGCGTCATCGTCAGCCGCGCGTTGCCCGATGTGCGCGACGGCCTGAAGCCTTCGCAGCGCCGTATCCTGGTGGCGATGAATGATCTCAGCCTGACGCCCGGCGCCAGTCGCGTGAAGTGCGCCAAGATTTCGGGCGATACCAGCGGCAATTATCATCCGCACGGCGAAAGCGTGATTTATCCCACGCTGGTGCGCATGGCCCAAGAATGGAACATGCGTCACGTGTTGATCGACAAGCAGGGCAACTTTGGTTCGATCGCTGGATTGCCGCCGGCTGCCATGCGATACACCGAAGCCCGCATGTCGGCGATCGCGGCACTGCTGCTCGACGATTTGAAACTCGACACGGTCGATTTCGTACCGACCTACGACGAACGGCGTACGGAACCGACCGTATTGCCGTCCAAGTTTCCCAATTTGCTCGTCAACGGCTCCAACGGCATCGCCGTCGGCATGGCCACGTCGATCCCGCCGCACAATCTGGGCGAGGTTTGCGCCGCGGCCGTCAAGGTGATCGACGATCCGGAAGTTTCCGTCGACGAATTGCTCGAGATTATACCAGGTCCCGACTTCCCCACGGGCGGCATCATTTGCGGACGGGCCGGAATCCGACAGGGCTATCATACCGGACGTGGCACGGTAGTCGTCCGCGCGCGAGCCCGCATCGAAGAGCATAACAAGGGGCGTTACCGCATCGTCGTGACCGAGATCCCGTTCCAGCAGACGCGCGATCGCATCGAAGAGCGGATCGCCGAGTTGGTGAACGAAGACCGAATCGTGGGCATCTCGGCCATCCGCAACGAGAGTGACCTGAAAGAGCCGGTGCGCCTGATCCTCGAGATCAAGCGCGATGCCGATCCGGAAGTCGTCCTCAATCAGCTCTACCAGTTCTCACCACTGCAAGACACTTTCTCGCTGATCTTTCTGGCACTGGTCGACGGCAAGCCGCGCACGCTGTCGATCAAGGAATTGCTCCAGGAATTCATCCGCCATCGGGCGCAGGTGATTCGACGACGCACGCAATTCTTGCTGGCCAAGGCTCGGCAGCGCAAGCACACAGTCGAAGGGCTATTGCTGGCCCACGCCAATATCGACGAGGTTATCCGCGTCATCCGCACGTCGGCCACGCTGGCCGAGGCCAAGGCCCGCTTAATGGGCATCGAATGCCCGGCCGCGCTCATGCGCCGCGCGCTCGGCGAGGCGGGCTTCGCGTCGTTCACTTCGGAACGAGGCGATCGTGAAAGTTACACACTCACCGCTGTGCAGGCCGACGCTATCCTCAAGATGACGTTGGGGCAATTGGTAAATCTCGAGCAAGAGAAGCTGGGAGGGGAATACCAGAACCTGCTCAACGAGATCACGGAATACCTCCGCATTCTCTCCGACGAAAAGAACATCCGCGACATTATCCGCGAGGATCTTCAGGAGCTGCGCCGCAAGCACAGCGACGAGCGCCGTACCGAGATCAGCGGCGACGAGGTCGGCAATATCGACCTCGAAGACCTCATCGCTGAAGAGAACATGGTGGTCACGATCAGCCACCAAGGTTACATCAAGCGCACGCCGGCCAGCACCTATCGCGCCCAGCGTCGCGGTGGCAAGGGAATGAAGGGGGCCAAGAGCGAAGAAGAAGACCCCATTCGCCATTTGTTTGCCGCCAGCACGCACGACTACCTGCTGTTCTTCACCAATCGTGGCAAGGTCTATTGGCAGAAAGTTTACGGCCTGCCGCAGTTATCGCGCGAAAGCCGCGGACGCGCCGTCGTGAACCTGCTGAATTTTGCCGAAGGAGAGAAAATCGCCGACTGCCGTGCGGTCCGCGATTTCTCGCAGCCGGATCACTATCTGATGATGGCTACCCGACGGGGGCTGGTGAAGAAAACGCCGTTGATGCAATACAGCCGTCCGCTGAAAGGGGGCATCATCGCCATCAAGCTCAAGGAAGACGACGAGCTGGTCGACGTGGCCGTCACGCAGAAAGGGGACGAGGTGGTCCTCTCTACCAAGCATGGCATGGCGATTCGTTTTAACGAGGCCGACGCGCGGCCGATGGGGCGTAACACCAGTGGTGTCAAAGGCATCAGCCTTGCCAGCGACGACGAGTTGGTCGGCATGGTCGTGGCCGATCCGGACGCCACCCTGCTAACGGCCTGCGAGAATGGCTACGGCAAGCGGACCCCCTTCGGGCCGAACAGCGGCGAACCGCCGGCCTCGGCCGGTGACGAAGCTATTGCTGACGATAGTCTGGCTCACGACATGGATGCCGCTCCGGAGCCGGACGTGCCAGAGCCTGCCGAAGCGGAAGAAGGCGAAGGGGCCGATGCCGGCAGTTCGTCACACCGCTACCGGACGCAGCGCCGCGGCGGCAAGGGATTGCGCGACATCAAGACGACCGATCGCAACGGTCCTGTCGTCGGCGTGGTCAGCGTCCGCAATGAAGACGAAGTGCTGATGATGACCTCGCGCGGCAAAATCCAGCGGCTGGTCGCAGGCGATATCAGCTTGATCGGCCGCAACACGCAGGGCGTGCGGATTATGAGCCTCGACGAAGCCGACACGTTGGCAGCAGTCGTGCGGGTTCCCAGCGACGAGGCGGAAGGGGAAGCGACCCCGACCGATGAAACACCAGAATTACCCGCCGAACCGGCATCCTAA